Part of the Methanococcus voltae genome is shown below.
AAAACATACAACTATCATATTATGAGGTATTATACCATATTTTTAATAAGGATAACATAGTTTTAATGTATTAATTTTTGAAAAAATCATCATAGTTTTTAATAACTGTAATTTTTTCGCCATTTTCGGGAGTAATTTCAAATTTAAGCGTTTTAGGGTATGCAATACCATTACTCTCAATATGATTTCTTATATCGCTAACTACAACATTTAATTCCTCGTTCATTGATTCATTTGTGGTTTTAGATGTCGTATATGCAATAATTAGTTCTTCTTTGTCGTTATTATAGCCTACACTGGATATTGGAACATCGGAATTTAATCTCGCTTCCAAATATTTCAAATTCAATTGTTTACCGCTATTTTGGGTCGTGTTGGAACCATCGTCGCCACCAATACAGCCTGAAAATGATAATGTAAAACAAAGATATAATAATATCATAGGGATAGTAATAAATTTTTTAAAATTCACATACTCACCTCATTATAATATTGTCATTTGGAGTATATAACCTTTACATATAATCATAATATCATTCCCGTTATAAAAAATTATTCATCTGATTTTTGTATGGGGTATATGTACGCACTGATTAGTGCAGATATTAGAGTAGAGAATATAATTATCCAACCTGTAGATAAATAGCTCATTAAAACCCAAAAATTTAATCCATTGACTATAGAGCTGGTGATTAACGCAATTATGATAATATTCAACACTTTTTTAGATTCCTGAGCTGCAGGAATTAATAAACCTATAAACATTGCATAAAGTGCAATACCTAAACACGCCTGTATTGATGGGGGCAATCCTTCTGCAACATAAACACCTAAAAATGTTCCAAAAACCCACGCAAAGAATGCCGTAAAATTTAACATAAACAAATATTCGGGATTTAATAGATTCATTTCGCTGTTAGATATATCCTTTTCATCATTATGTACATTTGAATTTTTCAAAGAAGCGACCACAAAAGTTTCGTCGGTAATTCCAAAAGACAAAGCACTCAATATTTTATTTGATTTACCATTATAATCAATTTGCTGTGATAGCGAAGAAGACATTAAAAAATGTCTTAAATTTAATATAAATGTGGTAATGATTATTTCAAATGATGATGAGCCCAATGCAATTAAATTTACGCCTATAAACTGACTTGCACCTGCAAATACGATAAGAGACATTAATACGCAGATATAATCGGGAATACCTGCTGATTTTGCGAGTATCCCAAAAGCAACAGCTATGGGGATATAACCAATTGATATAGGTATAGCATCCTCAAAACCTTCAAAATAGCATTGATATTTTTTATATCTTTCGCTATTCTTATATTTTTTAATATTTAGGTATTTTTT
Proteins encoded:
- a CDS encoding AzlC family ABC transporter permease, whose translation is MSNDKNNNSKKYERYKKYLNIKKYKNSERYKKYQCYFEGFEDAIPISIGYIPIAVAFGILAKSAGIPDYICVLMSLIVFAGASQFIGVNLIALGSSSFEIIITTFILNLRHFLMSSSLSQQIDYNGKSNKILSALSFGITDETFVVASLKNSNVHNDEKDISNSEMNLLNPEYLFMLNFTAFFAWVFGTFLGVYVAEGLPPSIQACLGIALYAMFIGLLIPAAQESKKVLNIIIIALITSSIVNGLNFWVLMSYLSTGWIIIFSTLISALISAYIYPIQKSDE